The sequence below is a genomic window from Uranotaenia lowii strain MFRU-FL chromosome 2, ASM2978415v1, whole genome shotgun sequence.
CTCCTTATCGGAAAATTGTGTTTGGTAAAAGAGGACAATCTTCCTCCATGCGTTTGGATTACAGGTCGAGTTAAAGCCACACATCCGGGACCGGATGGGAGAGTGAGAGTGGTcactttaaaaacaattaaGGGAGAAATTAAAAGATCCGTTGCCAAACTTTGTCCACTACCTATTGAATAACTCTTTCGGCGGGGGGAGTATGTTCAGTTTTACTCTTACTTTGTAATAAATACATATAGTAACCCTAACCCACGTAGCTTAACGAATTATTCATTCTATGACGCCAACACTGTTTAGTCAGTCTTACATCCGGTTTGCTTTCTAACTTCACTTCTTGTACAGCCAGTGACCAGTGTGGACGGTTCAAGTGTTAACACCTATTTCCTAACtgactgaaacttgaaaaactagattaaAACGttacaaaatgcattttaaaaaattttgtcaacagctgaaaaccagccactgaggggcataatgagaacccccccctggggcagtataagcaccattaatcagggcacgatgagcgttttctgccggggaatctagcagcgaattcaactcaatgaagtcaggtgaatcgtagattcatcaaacaaagcaatagcaaaataatctaggtctgtttgtagaatacaaacaattcacacacgctcatacattatgtttctggtgctttgtttggcggatgatgctactagccgtataatgtaacaataaaaaaaatcgatcgtgaattgtaaatggaaaaaaatcacctcgaacagaaatcgaactctactcatttgattacctctccgacaccttaccaataggctaaatcgtcgaaTGTAAACTATCAGCTCaatcaagatttcaaaattcttttcggTTTCGATGCAGAAAGTTGaactaaaaatcaatcaataaaaagGTAGTTTTTATTTCAGTGTGGTGTGAAATTTTGACGCTTTGCTATAAATTTTCGCTGGAAATTTTGATGCTCTTTTTGTTGCTGTTCTTCGCGGCCGAGCGAAAATGCACGCCAAAAAAGCAACAACAGTGAAAACATTTGCTCGAAACTTTTCAAACAAGCTTatgtgatttcaatttttttataatgtttaacATCTTCCGAgtttatctcaaattttgtatggtttactaagaatattttaatttaaataaattgtgaaagTTATTTTGTTTTCGCCCTTTTGAAGTTATAGTCAACCGTGGTTTCTCAGCGCTAGTGAAAAAATTTGTCCCTTTGAAATTATCCTCACTGGAAGTGGCAAAACGGTGCCAAAGCTTTGCGTTTAGTAAAAGTCATTCTTCGTTGTGAGCGTtcgaattttgtaattttgttatcgCGAATCGAAGCGGGCgtgaaattgtaaaaacttcAACGTTTTCCGGGAAAAGGAAGTTACTCGAGGGTGGACATTTTTCTCCCTCCGCCACCGCGAGCGCACCcctgaagaaaaagaagagaaAACTCGGGTAAGTTGCTTGCTTGCTAACTCCCTAAAGGCTCTACttgactctttttttttattggtttttctttaatttatttttatccgGATCGGAACTCGTCTCAGGCATTAGTCGCATCAGTTCGAAGACATGGAAGCACTGATACCGGTAGTCAACAAGCTACAGGATGTTTTCAACACCGTCGGATCGGATGCCATCCAGCTGCCTCAGATTGTGGTGCTTGGAAGTCAGGTCAGTAATTGGGGATGATGGGTCAGCTTGGTAGAGCATTATTAAATTTAACGatgattcaaatttggaaattatGTAATCGCGgtcgaatttggaaaaaaaagtttaacaatgttttggtttcgttttgttttgtCACTGTTTGGTGGATCATGTTTTCTCTATTGATGGGTTTCGAGGCCAATTACATCATTGGCTGAGGAGACCTCGTTGTTGTATTTAATTGATTTGCTTTATGTttatctgttgttttttttttcgtttattttagaGTTCCGGAAAGAGTTCGGTGATTGAAAGTTTAGTTGGACGGACATTTCTTCCCAGAGGAACAGGAATCGTGACCCGGAGGCCGTTGGTCCTCCAGTTGGTCTATACGCCGTTAGACGATCGAGAGCATCGTTCGGCTGAGCATGGTACCGTTTCGTTGGAAGAGTGGGGAAGATTTCTGCACAttaagaacaaaatattttccgaTTTCGAGGACATCCGGagagaaattgaaaatgaaactgATCGGATGGCCGGTAGCAACAAGGGAATTTGTCCGGAACCGATTAGcttgaaaatatattccaaCAAAGTAGTCAATCTGACTCTGGTAGATTTGCCAGGTATTACAAAAGTACCGGTAGGAGATCAGCCAGAGAATATTGAGGATCAAATTAAGGAACTACTGATAAAGTACATTGAGAATCCTAACTCGATTATATTAGCGGTAACTGCGGCCAACACTGATATGGCCACTAGTGAATCACTTAAAATGGCCAAAGAATGCGATCCCGATGGTCGTCGAACTCTGGCTGTGCTAACCAAATTGGATTTGATGGATGCAGGAACGGATGCCATCGATATCCTTTGTGGGCGCGTGATTCCTGTCAAACTTGGTATTATTGGCGTAGTGAATAGATCGCAGCAAGATATAAATGATCAGAAGGCAATTGAAGATCAGCTACGGGATGAAGCCGCTTATTTACAAAGAAAGTATCCTACCCTGGCTACCAGGAACGGCACCCCCTATTTGGCCAAAACTCTCAACAGACTTTTGATGCACCATATTCGGGATTGCTTACCAGATCTTAAAACTCGTGTCAACGTGATGGCCTCCCAATTCCAATCTCTTCTGAATTCGTATGGCGAAGATGTAACGGACAAAAGTCAGTGTTTGCTTCAGATCATAACTAAATTCGCTTCGGCATATTGTTCCACAATCGAAGGAACATCTCGTAATATCGAGACAACAGAACTCTGTGGAGGTGCTCGAATCTGCTACATATTTCACGAAACCTTCGGAAAAACTCTTGATTCTATCCACCCATTGACTGGCCTTACCAAGATGGATATTCTTACGGCCATCCGCAATGCGACAGGTCCTCGGCCAGCCTTGTTCGTCCCGGAAGTCAGCTTCGAATTGCTTGTTAAACGACAAATACGTCGCTTGGAGGAACCATCCTTGAGATGCGTAGAACTTATTCACGAAGAAATGCAACGCATTATTCAACACTGTGGCACAGAAGTCCAGCAGGAAATGCTCAGGTTTCCCAAATTGCATGAACGCATCGTTGACGTCGTAACTCAGTTGCTTCGTCGCCGACTGCCCACCACAAACCACATGGTCGAAAATTTAGTCCAAATCGAGTTGGCCTATATCAATACGAAGCACCCGGATTTCCACAAGGACGCTGCTATGGTCCCGAGCCTCATGAAAAACGAACAGGATCAATGGGCTCATTTGCACCAGACCGGTAATCCACCAAGTCGCCGAGCAGTGTCTCGAGCTGCAGCACAACAACCGCCGCCGCCAGCCGAACCGGTTCAAACCATGGCGGATCATCTGGCTGCGATGAATCACATCCCGAATGATCCCGGTAACTGGTTGTCCAATATTCTACCGCCATCCATCCCCAGCATGATGGCTCCTTCGTCGATTCCCTCGGAAAGTGTTGAGAGTTCGGCTACAAACACGCCCACGCATGGAGTGTTGAGCCCCACAAAAGCGGTCAATTTGCTACCGGACGTGCCGATCAACCATACGTCTCGGAAGCTGACCGATAAGGAGCAACGGGATTGTGACGTTATTGGTGAGTATTGGCATggttgatgtttatttttcttctagGCTTATTCGAATAGACATACGGAAACCGGCTAAAATATCCACCCTAATATATAACAATAAAACAACACAGATCCAAACTTTGACTGTCGAAATATTGCTGAAAAATGTGAAGTAAGCAGTGGTTTTGTTCATGCTGGCCAGTCGAAAGCATCAGCCAAAAATAGGCAAGCGCATTCTTCGAAAAGTAACAATCTATATGGCGAtacaaaaaaaggataaatttaaatctttttgataatacaaaaaaaaataatagtaaaGTACAGTAAAGATTTCTATTTCGAAAtgctttaacccttcgtttcataatgtaacaaatttgcaacaattaatgtatggaaaaagtgaaaaatcgtattttattttaattttttttcttgatctaCACATCATTTCACActgttttcaatgatttttaagggaaaataaaaaatcatgaaatgaagggttaattcgAAACTGCGGTGGATTTTTCTTATGCCAGTCACAGCAAGTGTTTTATGAATGCTTTAAACCACCTAATTTCTAGTATATTTTTATGCTTTCTTAACATGTTTGATAACtcctgttttttcttcttctcccaCCAGAGCGCCTGATCAAATCGTACTTCTACATCGTGCGCAAGTCGATCCAGGACTCGGTACCGAAGGCGGTGATGCACTTCCTGGTCAACTTTGTCAAGGATAACCTGCAGTCGGAGCTCGTTACGCATCTGTACAAATCGGACTCGGCCAACGAGCTGCTGAATGAGTCGGACCACATCTCGATCCGCCGCAAGGAAGCTAGCGATATGTTGAAGGTGCGTTTGATTTTCTACATTCTTTGGAGTAagattaacatttttatttctcttttcaCGTGTCAGGCACTCACCCGTGCCAATCACATTATCAGTGAAATCCGTGAGACCCACATGTGGTAAGTATAAGCGCTGTTCGAGATAACAAAAAAGACGACGGTGCTCGAAGCTGATTTACCTGATCCAAAGATCACGCAGGCGAAATTTATTACAATACTAAGGTAATTTTGCGACCATTGCTTGGAAGTTTTGCTTGGGATTTTGGTTGACCCGTGCGTTGTCCAAAGCCGCTTTTTATTTCCATCTGAATTGTTAACCTGTTACATTTATTGGCTGCATTATTCGGTATAGAGTTGGCTTAAGACTTTTCTGTGTATACCGgcggaaagtgaaaaaaaacgagGGCTATTTTAAACGTGTGAGAACTGTAACCGAAAAATAAACCTAGAAGAAGAGTACCTACCACACTTTTTAGCTTCCGCACACAGCGATTCTACATTGCGATATTCCAACCTACTTCTACTTAAACTAGTGAATAGGAAAATCACCAACCGTGGGAAAACAAAAACTCTAGTCCTCAATTCCCTCTACAACAACGTGTGTCCAATTTTACCAGACATTGTTTTCTATCTTATTTGTTTCTTTCTAAATTTGGTGCTAAATTTATGCATGTTTACCATAATGGTTTGTGGTTTTCTGATATGGACAACTTTTGTGTTGAAGTCCCACTTCTTATTGAACTGATATCGCGTAGATGCTTCACAAAGAATGAAAAAGAcattaaattgttaaaacaatTGAAACCTCAGAAATACTTATAAGTTGCATTTTCCATCCTCGTTTAAGCTTACACTGAAATATTACCCACAAAAATACATCGTAGAGTAAAATCAaatcttgttttgttttcaaccaTCTTCTTAACAAATTAATCTCGGGAGATTTCATggtaaaaaataacatattttgtagTTAAATAAATCAGCATTGGAAGCTTAAATTTGATACTTCAAACTCGAATTGtcagttttaaatgtttttttaaaccacTGAATTGATGATTTTGTGTAGCATTGTTGTGAAACTCAAATAGGCACACATCTGGGTTGAGATATCGTACTTGATGAAAAATGGTACCTATCGCGAGAAAGCACTTCTGAAGCACAAGCTCTCgattaagaaacaaaaattatagtaaATGATATCGGCTTCAGTGTTTTAAGCAAAAACCGACATTATTAAAACTAAACTATTGCAAGAAATAATCTTATTGGACATGATAAACGAAAGTTCTCTTCAAAACGATTAACCGTGGTataaaaaaactgatgaaattaATTGAAACATGAAACGACTACCTATCTAGTTGCGTATTGAGTTAAGCTGTGAGCAGAAATAAACACACACAAATGTGAACTACTTACTAAGCGGAACaatttgtgtgtgtgtgggcTTAAATTTTCGAGACAATCCGAACTATTCCTTTCTACTTGGTTTAAGATTATGTAGCAGAAGCTTAAGACACGAACTAGGTCGAGCTgcgttttttcaaataatttgcgtCATCCTCGAAAGTATTGTAATATTAATCTAAACGTGAAATTCTATCATGTTTTCGGAAACTAGAATTTAGATCTCATACTActgaatatgaatttcaaaatctgaatcttaatctgATATTATTACCGTagtctaaattttgaatttgaaaccttAAATTTGAGTCTTAATACTTTCCTAGAATTGAATACCTAATTGAATctgataatataaaaaaatggaatttcaaatacaaatctgaaaaatgattgcaaaaattcaatcttaaacccaaatctgagatctgaattcgaatttggattgagaaaaaaaaaatccgctatCTAAAATTGAAATCAGAACCGGAAATCGGAGTCCtaaatcagaatttgaaataaaagtcTAAAATTTGGTTATGAGACCGGTATCCGAATCTTAGTCGGAAAACTGCAATCTGTAATCAGAAACCTGAAGTACTGTTCTGAAATTGGAAACCGGATTCTGAATCTAAACtcggaaattgaattttaaaactttacacCGATCTGTAACTCCTATGCTTAATCCAATATCTGAAACTGACAACCTGGGAAATGAAACTGAAACGTGAATCTAAAATCTATCtcttttcaaatctgaaatcaTTTTTACCGGCATTTAATTATCAAATTAGACatgatttttaaactacaagtgGGTTCATTCAACTGTTTTAAATGCTCTTGGCAGGCTCGCCAATGTGATCTTTTTTAGAAATCAGAATATCTGTGAATGTGTTATCAATGATCCtaatttctgaaaaatcaaaactttttgaaattaatattcaCGGCCTTATtggtgaatgttatgttctcatagtgagaacatttcaagaattgaaaattatagatggatagaagaagattagaagaaaattacaggtgttgaaaattAGCGGGTAGAAATCTTCtgctatccatctataatttccaattcttgaaatgttctcattaTGAGAACATagcattcaccgataaggccgtaaaaattaatttcaaaacaaaaatcacggtgattaatcttaattacctaataaaaaaaaatcaaaactgaatattttaatgaaacatACTTTCACAACTCCACGAATTTAGGCGGtcatcttcataaaaaaaaaaaacacgcgtCGGTTTCAGAACTTTCAAACTTATTACTAAcatgtgtttaaaaaatacaatttgcttacaataaaaaaaagtcaattacGTCAATGGCAATCCACGGCTAACTGGCAGAGGGGCACGGCTGCTGattactcatacataatttcaCCATCGGTTGGCTCGGTGCCAAAATATCGGTCACCAAAGTTTCCTATTCCGGGGATAACGTAGAACTTTTCGTTGATTTCCGGGTCCAGCGCCGAAGTCACAATCTGCACCCTGGGAAAAGCATAAGCTATCGAGTGGACCCCAATTTCTGCCATCAGCAGCGACACCAGCATAATATTCTCCTCTGGAACGTCGTGGTCCAGCAGCACTCTTATGGCCATTATGGCCGCAGCACCAGTTGCAACGGTTGCATCCATCAGAATAACTCGATAGTCTTTAATGTCCTTCGGCAGTCGCAAGTAATAGAGCTCCGGTTCCCCGGTGCACTGATTGGTTTGAATCAGAATCTTTCCGATTCTGATGTGTTTGCAGACATCACTCACTGCCTGCTCCATAGTTTCCCCTGCGCGAAGAATCGACACTCCGCAGACCTTCTGGCAAGCCATTCGTTTTCCGGCGTAAGAGACTCCTTGAGGTGTGTCAACCTCAACCGTTTTGAACGGTAACAAACTTAAGGCATATTCGAGCACCAATCGAATCAACCGCTTcgaataaaatatgaattcatCCCGAAGGGTGCCGGCGTTCCGGATGAAGGTGTGCAGTCCCTTAACTTGGGGTGTGGTCGGTAAAAGTTTCAACGATTCTGGCATCGGTTGCCCGATGTACGATTGTGCTAGTGCTTCTCGAAGCTTGAATCCTCTTAGTTGTAGTTGTGTGTGGACATGCTGAACGACCAGCTGAATGGCCACCAGATTGCTCGAACCACGGGGCACAATGATATCGGCATGGGCCATCGTCGGGGCAATATAGTTACTATAAGCTGGTTTAACCATCGTTGAATATTGTTTCAGCACACCTTCTAAATCGCGGCCACGCTGTTGGATGTCCCGCTTCATGCGTCTAGCCAGGCGAATATCCGCATCAGTgtctacgaaaattttcatgTCCAGCATGGAAAGAATTTCGGGGTTGTGAAATGTGAGAATCCCCTCGAAAATAATAACATTCGCACCGTACATCGTTTTTGTGTGTTGCTCCCGCGAATGTGTCACAAAATTATACACCGGAACCTCAACCTTGCGACCTTCCTTCAGGCGCTGGATGACGTCCTTCATAAGCTCAATGTCGAACGCGTCTGGATGATCGAAATTATACTCATTCTTAATCGCTTGAGCATGCTGCTTCTCGTTCAGAATCTTATAAAAACAATCCATCGAAAGCAGAGTTACCCACGGTACGTCCAAGCTTTCGATTATCTTCTGAGCCACCGTGGTCTTACCGGAAGCGCTACCGCCGCAGATTCCAATCACAAATGGTTCAACCTGTTGGCCAGCACAATTGTACCAGGGTGGTCTCCCAGCAGTATAAATAGTACGATTATTGGACCGTATAATGGCCTCATTCGAATTGATCGTGTTCTGGTTGACCGATGTCGTTCGCTGACGGCGTGGCTTCGGGGACCGCATCTGGGACCCAGTCGAATTGGACCGGGTAAACTTGGTCGGAACCGTCGTCGGCGAGGCCGGGCAACATTCGTCCGTCTTGTTGGCCGAGTTCTGCTCCGTCGAATCGCTATCCGACGATGCCGAGCTGTGCACATTCTGGGTATCACTCATTCTGGAACGTGACGGGAACTCAACAACCATATTCGCACTTGAGCTGTATTACACGAAGtatcaaaaaatagaaattggCAATTAAAACTTGGATACTTTTCCTGCTGACCGACTTATTTAGAAATGACGATACAAAATTATCGGAAAATCACATgcataagcaaaattttgacgttTGGTGGATCCGATTCGCGATACAAAGCAAAGAGAAATCGGGGCCGACGATGAGAGAGCACCCAGATGATTTGAGGCTGAGCTGAGAATGAACAGCGACACGTGTCCTTGAGGAGGGAGTGTATACACATTAGAAAATCTCCTCC
It includes:
- the LOC129744222 gene encoding dynamin-1-like protein; translated protein: MEALIPVVNKLQDVFNTVGSDAIQLPQIVVLGSQSSGKSSVIESLVGRTFLPRGTGIVTRRPLVLQLVYTPLDDREHRSAEHGTVSLEEWGRFLHIKNKIFSDFEDIRREIENETDRMAGSNKGICPEPISLKIYSNKVVNLTLVDLPGITKVPVGDQPENIEDQIKELLIKYIENPNSIILAVTAANTDMATSESLKMAKECDPDGRRTLAVLTKLDLMDAGTDAIDILCGRVIPVKLGIIGVVNRSQQDINDQKAIEDQLRDEAAYLQRKYPTLATRNGTPYLAKTLNRLLMHHIRDCLPDLKTRVNVMASQFQSLLNSYGEDVTDKSQCLLQIITKFASAYCSTIEGTSRNIETTELCGGARICYIFHETFGKTLDSIHPLTGLTKMDILTAIRNATGPRPALFVPEVSFELLVKRQIRRLEEPSLRCVELIHEEMQRIIQHCGTEVQQEMLRFPKLHERIVDVVTQLLRRRLPTTNHMVENLVQIELAYINTKHPDFHKDAAMVPSLMKNEQDQWAHLHQTGNPPSRRAVSRAAAQQPPPPAEPVQTMADHLAAMNHIPNDPGNWLSNILPPSIPSMMAPSSIPSESVESSATNTPTHGVLSPTKAVNLLPDVPINHTSRKLTDKEQRDCDVIERLIKSYFYIVRKSIQDSVPKAVMHFLVNFVKDNLQSELVTHLYKSDSANELLNESDHISIRRKEASDMLKALTRANHIISEIRETHMW
- the LOC129745298 gene encoding uridine-cytidine kinase-like 1 isoform X1: MEHVSSSANMVVEFPSRSRMSDTQNVHSSASSDSDSTEQNSANKTDECCPASPTTVPTKFTRSNSTGSQMRSPKPRRQRTTSVNQNTINSNEAIIRSNNRTIYTAGRPPWYNCAGQQVEPFVIGICGGSASGKTTVAQKIIESLDVPWVTLLSMDCFYKILNEKQHAQAIKNEYNFDHPDAFDIELMKDVIQRLKEGRKVEVPVYNFVTHSREQHTKTMYGANVIIFEGILTFHNPEILSMLDMKIFVDTDADIRLARRMKRDIQQRGRDLEGVLKQYSTMVKPAYSNYIAPTMAHADIIVPRGSSNLVAIQLVVQHVHTQLQLRGFKLREALAQSYIGQPMPESLKLLPTTPQVKGLHTFIRNAGTLRDEFIFYSKRLIRLVLEYALSLLPFKTVEVDTPQGVSYAGKRMACQKVCGVSILRAGETMEQAVSDVCKHIRIGKILIQTNQCTGEPELYYLRLPKDIKDYRVILMDATVATGAAAIMAIRVLLDHDVPEENIMLVSLLMAEIGVHSIAYAFPRVQIVTSALDPEINEKFYVIPGIGNFGDRYFGTEPTDGEIMYE
- the LOC129745298 gene encoding uridine-cytidine kinase-like 1 isoform X2, giving the protein MEHVSANMVVEFPSRSRMSDTQNVHSSASSDSDSTEQNSANKTDECCPASPTTVPTKFTRSNSTGSQMRSPKPRRQRTTSVNQNTINSNEAIIRSNNRTIYTAGRPPWYNCAGQQVEPFVIGICGGSASGKTTVAQKIIESLDVPWVTLLSMDCFYKILNEKQHAQAIKNEYNFDHPDAFDIELMKDVIQRLKEGRKVEVPVYNFVTHSREQHTKTMYGANVIIFEGILTFHNPEILSMLDMKIFVDTDADIRLARRMKRDIQQRGRDLEGVLKQYSTMVKPAYSNYIAPTMAHADIIVPRGSSNLVAIQLVVQHVHTQLQLRGFKLREALAQSYIGQPMPESLKLLPTTPQVKGLHTFIRNAGTLRDEFIFYSKRLIRLVLEYALSLLPFKTVEVDTPQGVSYAGKRMACQKVCGVSILRAGETMEQAVSDVCKHIRIGKILIQTNQCTGEPELYYLRLPKDIKDYRVILMDATVATGAAAIMAIRVLLDHDVPEENIMLVSLLMAEIGVHSIAYAFPRVQIVTSALDPEINEKFYVIPGIGNFGDRYFGTEPTDGEIMYE